aaaatttgattaatgtgacagattaaaaaaatttactttcaaatctagTCTCACTTATCTTCAATAACTCTTTCCAAATCCATTTAAGTGAATAAGAAATCAATGGACTGCTCTcaacatttaaaaacaaatacagGTGGAGTATATAttggatttttaatttaagaaataaaaacaaaattagaaaggctgtaatttttattttattttttttgcagAGTGAAGATGGAGATATTATTGATTGCGTCAACATCTACGATCAACCTGCTTTTGATCATCCGGCCTTAAAAAACCACACCATCAaggtctcattatttttttatatgatcatttaatttaaaatgagtAGTTTTGACATTAAAATTGTGATTTTACATTTGAGTATGCATCTTAATTTAAAGAATGGATGTGGCAGATGATGCCTGATTATATGCTAAAATCTGAAGATTCAAGCACAGAAGATGATTCGGAGACAGAGATATTTCAGACATGGCAAGAGAGTGGAAGTTGCCCAAAAGGAACCATTCCGATACGCAGAATCCTAAGGGAAGACTTACTCAGAGCCGATTCTCTTCATAGCTTTGGTCGGAAATTTCCTCAGCCTCTTCAGAATTTAACAGCAAACCAAATAAAGGAATTTATTCCACAAAATCGCTCGGTATGTGTCGATTCATACATACAATTACGCATGTATTTTGAATTTGGTGAGCCTAACTTATAAGTTAATGCAGTCTGCATATCTTGTGACAATGGGATACAATTACATTGGTTCACAAGCAGACATCAACGTTTGGAATCCAAAGGTTCCCGAGTCAGGCGAGTTCACCACAGCTCAAATATGGCttaaaaacaacaacaatccCTATTTTGAAAGCGTGGAATCAGGGTGGATGGTTTGTCATTGTCACCTCGCAAAACTCAGCATCAACTACAATGTTCTACATTCACCGAATAACAAACACATCACTAATGCTTCCTTATTATTATGATTCAGGTGAATCCCAAGCTGTATCGTGATGGGGCAACCAGGTTTTTTGCGTATTGGACGGTGAGTTATTTTGTTCATTGATCTTGAAAGATCAAACATTGGTTTAATCGTGGTGTGTTGATTTGGTTGATTGTGATGCAGAGGGATTCGTATAGGTCCACAGGGTGCTTTGATCTTACTTGTTCGGGATTTGTGCAAACAGGGCAGGTGGTGCTTGGTGGTACCATAAAACCTATATCTTCACGTTGGGGTCAACAATATGACATTAATGTTGGAATGTTTCTGGTAAAAGAATGTTgaaattattagtattattatgttAGAATTGATGGTAAAAGATTAACGTGGTGTGTACGATGTAGGATGCACACACGGGAAATTGGTATCTGAAGGTGAATAAGAACACCCCTGTGGGTTATTGGCCGGCTGAGATATTGAGTTCTTTGAGGCACAGTGCGATATTGGTTGAATGGGGAGGACAAGTGGCAAGTAGCAACATAAGAAAGAAAACCCCTCACACGACAACACAGATGGGTAGTGGAGATTTTGCAGATGGTCGATTTAAGGATGCTTGCTTTATGCGGAACATAAGGATTATGGATTATTCGCTTCAACTCAAGTATCCTAGTTATGTAAGTGCAATGGCTGATGAACCCTATTGTTACAGTGCCCTCAATGAAGCCAAATATGGGGCTGAACCTATCTTTTATTTTGGAGGCCCTGGACGAAGGCCACCCTATTGTCCCTGATTCCTTTCCATTCCTTAAAATGTCTTTCTCAAATAACATTCATTAAGTAATGtattaatttctctttcttttaaagTTCCAGGTCGTTTTTACCAGATATTATCATacattcttatttattaatttcgACTGAAGGAATTCTTACCATCCCCTTCTAGTTCTCAAGTAAattagtgaataaaataaatgggattataaataattaaaattactttgGTGAAAAGTTCTTAGTTTGAGTTTTGAATTGCGTTGTgggaatttttttatatgtttcttcTAGAATTTTATCTTGTCCCGTAGTTCTTTAACAaggtttaattttaataattccGTAACTTGATAATTATTGTGGTGtgaatttcatatttcatgGTGATTCTCgtgttatattttttagatgTACAGTCTTCAAATAGCTCCTCGAtcaaattttctcatttttttttcatgaattccaccaaaaaaattaatataattgatagtttcatattttatatatatatatatatatatatatatatatatatatatatatatatatatatatatatatatacatgaccatgattataaaagataaagtttCATTTTTCGACatagattttaaatattaaaatcacacaTTGTGACGTTTGTTTGATGTGTCAATAGACAAATTTTGTAGATTTAAATGTCTTAAATCTTTGAATTTTTGTTATGCTATATAGTCATTGTAATACAAtgagttatttaaaaatattgacaaGCTTGTCACTGTAGTAGTGAAATCATTTGAAGGCTTTTCAGATATTGAGAACCAAAtgttcaaataaatataaaattgttgataaggaaaaactaaaaagaaaaggatagtTACTCGTTTAAATAAAGTGCAATTGAATATTAGTTCAAGAAGTTTTATAAACTATTCAAACATTGATGGATACCTATAATACacaataattggattttaaataTCAGTGCAATGCAACTTTATCTCTAATTAATAATAGGTCATATtaaaagttgacaaaaatatGAATTCAACTTACAATTTGATTGGTTATAGATAATTGTTGAGTCATAGTTACAAATgtttaagtattttatataaGGTTTTAAACCCCatttacatataaataaatgtgaATTGCAGAAAAAGATCATAATTAAAATGCTTAGTTAATGGAAAGTGGAGtgccaaaatgaaaaaaaaaatacaaaatttaacaatttcatAAAGTTCAAACTGATTTTACAAAAGTTTCAATAAAATTATGgaagataaattttaaacatatttttcactATCTCTTTGTGGAAAGTTAGTCCTTAATCATCATTATCTTCTTCTTGAAACTActtattcaaatcaaatttgcatgtattttttagatttatgtACCAAAatctcttaatattttttttgtgtttttcttcttgaaaaCTCTTGGTTGAGCCAACACCTTGAATAACTTCATGAAAAGCTTCAACTTTATTCATTTTATCATCTTGTTTGTTATTAAAAGAGacattttgtataaaataagtggcaacatttcttttatattctaataattttctagttaaacttttacttttactttatcttttttattttatttgacttttagcatgttctctttatttttaattagattcaaaaacgttaatttttttgaatgaatCCACTTACCCTCTTAAAACGAGTGAAATGAATTATTCTATATCATATATAacattctatcttattttacatgagtatataaatataaaaagaataatgttattctaacattatattatataattgtcTGGTTAGTTATTAACCGAGTGGTCTACAACAATAGTGCACTAGAGCTTCAATAAAAAAACCATTCGACCAGACATTAAGGATAACTGAGTGGTCATAAATGTTTAAgccactagtgcaaaaacatcTCTAAAGTATGCTTACTAGATATTGGACTATGATTAAGTCTATATTAGTTATAAACACATCTCTAAACCTATAAATGTAAGTATGAAGTAAGAAAGCATGTCATTGCATTTATTGCGAATTTAAGATTCTACTATACTAACCGGTCGAAATATTAACTTGAGCATGAGAGTACATTTTGACAGATACACATACAGCTCACAGACATAATATCAAGGACTTTAAAGAACTTTGTAAATGAAACTGAAAACGATATTAggaaactttgaaaaaaaatataaaataatgttttaattgtGATCTCACACCcgaaataataacatatttaaataatttatgataaaaaatttctcatgtatatttcatattcatatataacttccccatattttaaaattataatattttaaaggatataattatcttatatattCTTAATAGAAGAGCATAAAACAAATACATAGGCaattttaagtattaaatttacttttctttatctcttgtTCTCAATGTttgtttgtaaatttaaatatattttaatatacaatattacttttgaaatcaaaatttgtttttttttaaattttgatatattttagtacttaaaaaataaatgaatataattattttaatttaactacattaaattttttaaattttcattagtgttttatattaatatttgagttgtttttattgtatgaacacattttcactttaatatcatttacaAAAAATTGTTTGGCACGTCATacaaatttaatgtaattaaattaaaataattatgtcatttattttaaattgtgaagacaaaaatatatcaatattttttttttaaaaatagtctTACAAGGACAtccaataaatttaattaattaataaataaataaagtaaaaacagGAAGTTACATgtgaaacaattaatttataaaagtcaAATCTATTATTcatgttaatataataatgtagTCTGACACAAGTTTCAACTCATTCagaattgtattttaattatttttaaataatttcgaagataattatataataagtaaaataataattaatttacttttaaacttaaaaaatattttaaaagtacaaatttgaaagaaaaaatatgggaatgaaaagggaaaaataaaccgtaattaatattttttgaagtcagaatgataataataaataaataaaattacggGAAAAGAGGTATAAAAGTCAAAAGAACTggtaataaataaatcaataaatgaGTGATTGATATTTATTACTCAGGCGTATACAAGTTTAAGTTATAGACATATGTTTCTTTGTAGGTTAGCACAAAAAGGGAGAATAGAAATCAGAgtgaaatgaaagaaacaaaggCTACAATTATGTTCCTTTGTGTATTTTTTGCATTGTGTATCAGATCCAACTTTCAAGCAAAACCACTATCAACTGTAGAAACAGAAATTGAAGCCAAATTGAA
This Vigna angularis cultivar LongXiaoDou No.4 chromosome 4, ASM1680809v1, whole genome shotgun sequence DNA region includes the following protein-coding sequences:
- the LOC108330826 gene encoding uncharacterized protein LOC108330826, with protein sequence MRETKAKILLFWAFFALCIGFNIEAKQSSTLETEIEAKLKQLNKPAVKTIKSEDGDIIDCVNIYDQPAFDHPALKNHTIKMMPDYMLKSEDSSTEDDSETEIFQTWQESGSCPKGTIPIRRILREDLLRADSLHSFGRKFPQPLQNLTANQIKEFIPQNRSSAYLVTMGYNYIGSQADINVWNPKVPESGEFTTAQIWLKNNNNPYFESVESGWMVNPKLYRDGATRFFAYWTRDSYRSTGCFDLTCSGFVQTGQVVLGGTIKPISSRWGQQYDINVGMFLDAHTGNWYLKVNKNTPVGYWPAEILSSLRHSAILVEWGGQVASSNIRKKTPHTTTQMGSGDFADGRFKDACFMRNIRIMDYSLQLKYPSYVSAMADEPYCYSALNEAKYGAEPIFYFGGPGRRPPYCP